The Nitrosomonas cryotolerans ATCC 49181 genome includes a window with the following:
- a CDS encoding DesA family fatty acid desaturase — translation MQSFLQFGLLDLPWWGYVIVTLIMTHMTIASVTIFLHRHQAHHALQLHPVVSHCFRFWLWLTTGMVTKEWVAIHRKHHAKCETIDDPHSPRVHGIGKVLFKGAKLYCNEADNLATLEKYGHGTPDDWSERNLYSKHVVLGIGIMLVIDFVLFGPIGFIVWGVQMLWIPFFAAGVINGVGHYYGYRNFAPNDTSTNIVPWGILIGGEELHNNHHAYVSSAKLSNKWWEFDIGWVYIRILELLGLATVRKVAPKVHFNQAKTPCDEATLQAVITHRYDVLAKFAKYLKKTIVTEIRSLRARTTLGLQDAQVPETVKYCLQNDVGDMGEKERVALNQALHSSQVLRTIYSMRQDLTALWSSSTISKKELIDQLENWCQRAEGSGINALQEFSRKLRCYD, via the coding sequence ATGCAATCGTTTTTGCAATTTGGTTTACTTGATCTTCCTTGGTGGGGTTATGTGATAGTTACATTGATCATGACACACATGACGATTGCTTCCGTAACAATTTTTTTACATCGACATCAGGCACACCACGCGTTGCAGTTACATCCTGTTGTGAGCCACTGCTTCCGCTTTTGGTTGTGGCTTACTACTGGAATGGTTACCAAAGAATGGGTGGCCATTCATCGTAAACACCATGCCAAATGTGAAACCATCGATGATCCGCACAGCCCACGAGTTCATGGCATAGGAAAAGTGTTGTTTAAAGGTGCCAAACTCTACTGCAATGAGGCCGATAACCTGGCCACGCTCGAGAAATACGGTCACGGAACCCCCGATGATTGGAGCGAACGTAATCTCTATTCGAAGCATGTCGTGCTTGGTATCGGCATCATGTTGGTTATTGATTTTGTTTTATTCGGCCCGATTGGGTTCATTGTGTGGGGCGTTCAGATGTTGTGGATCCCTTTCTTTGCCGCAGGTGTCATCAACGGTGTTGGCCACTATTATGGATATCGTAACTTTGCGCCGAATGACACCTCCACCAACATTGTGCCGTGGGGAATCCTGATCGGAGGTGAGGAGTTGCACAACAATCACCATGCTTACGTGAGCTCTGCCAAGCTGTCCAACAAGTGGTGGGAATTCGACATCGGGTGGGTGTATATCCGCATTCTGGAATTGCTGGGTTTAGCCACAGTTCGCAAGGTGGCACCTAAAGTACACTTTAATCAGGCTAAAACTCCCTGTGACGAAGCCACTCTGCAGGCTGTAATTACCCATCGTTACGACGTGCTCGCCAAGTTTGCCAAATACCTAAAAAAAACCATAGTGACGGAAATTCGTAGTTTGCGGGCCCGGACTACTCTAGGCTTGCAAGATGCCCAGGTACCTGAAACTGTTAAATATTGTCTGCAAAATGATGTAGGTGATATGGGGGAAAAAGAACGGGTTGCTTTGAATCAGGCGCTTCATTCCAGCCAAGTACTGAGGACTATCTATTCCATGCGCCAAGATCTAACTGCTTTATGGAGCAGCTCCACCATATCCAAGAAAGAGTTGATAGATCAACTGGAAAACTGGTGCCAGCGTGCCGAGGGGAGTGGAATTAATGCATTGCAAGAATTTTCAAGGAAATTACGTTGTTACGACTAA
- a CDS encoding DUF3309 family protein yields the protein MTLGTILLIILILMLLGVIPTWPYSRGWGYTPSGILGAVLLILLILMLMGRI from the coding sequence ATGACACTAGGAACAATACTGCTAATCATTCTGATACTGATGCTGCTGGGTGTGATTCCAACGTGGCCATATAGCAGGGGTTGGGGTTATACCCCAAGCGGCATTCTCGGAGCAGTGCTGCTGATTTTGCTCATTCTAATGCTGATGGGCCGAATATAG
- a CDS encoding YtxH domain-containing protein, giving the protein MRPYYFFIFMIVAMILVLPACDQAQTGTDKVMNKVDDALDRRPGEKARDATEDLGHELEDAGDEIKESAKDAGEEIKESVKDATN; this is encoded by the coding sequence ATGAGACCTTATTATTTTTTTATATTTATGATCGTTGCAATGATTCTAGTATTACCTGCCTGTGATCAAGCACAAACAGGTACCGACAAGGTGATGAATAAAGTTGATGACGCGCTTGACCGTCGACCCGGCGAAAAAGCTCGGGATGCAACCGAAGATCTTGGTCATGAGCTCGAAGATGCGGGTGATGAAATCAAAGAAAGCGCTAAAGATGCCGGTGAGGAAATCAAAGAAAGCGTTAAAGATGCCACTAATTAG
- a CDS encoding GlsB/YeaQ/YmgE family stress response membrane protein, with protein MDYTGLLIFIVLGAAAGYLAGILMKGSGFGLAGNIIIGIIGAIAGGFLFGLLGLIGSIVTAVAGAAILLFLAWVITRSWS; from the coding sequence TTGGACTATACAGGATTGCTAATTTTTATCGTGCTCGGTGCCGCTGCTGGTTACTTGGCTGGAATATTGATGAAAGGAAGCGGCTTTGGTCTGGCCGGTAACATAATTATTGGCATTATCGGTGCCATTGCTGGCGGTTTTTTGTTTGGTTTATTGGGACTCATTGGTTCAATAGTGACGGCTGTAGCTGGAGCCGCAATATTGCTATTTTTGGCTTGGGTTATCACGAGGTCTTGGAGTTAA